A genome region from candidate division KSB1 bacterium includes the following:
- a CDS encoding alpha/beta hydrolase, with product MNIKLLLMMALFLPVLTVGAQDLVLPLWPDGIPNFQQTDETEQLEDTGRLIKISSVQKPDISVFLPAQGIATGQAVVICPGGGYWILAYDWEGTDMAKWLNSKGIAAVVLKYRLPVSESNVVRHKSPLLDAQRALRLTRYHADDWHIHPDKVGIMGFSAGGHLASTAGTHFDSGDPDAEDPIERLSCRPDFMILGYPVIRSFGKGSGSVKTLLGPDSTNQELLDYYSNEKQVSADTPPTFLVHANDDSGVPVEHSLAFFKALRHFDIPAEMHIYPVGGHGFALGLDRGPVQSWTDRCVDWLQWLNREDVK from the coding sequence ATGAATATTAAACTGCTTTTAATGATGGCTCTGTTCCTGCCGGTTTTGACAGTTGGCGCTCAGGATCTGGTGCTGCCGTTGTGGCCGGACGGCATTCCGAATTTTCAGCAGACCGATGAAACCGAACAGCTCGAGGACACCGGCCGATTGATCAAGATCAGCAGCGTGCAGAAACCGGATATATCAGTATTTCTTCCGGCGCAGGGTATTGCCACCGGTCAGGCTGTGGTGATTTGTCCGGGCGGCGGCTACTGGATTCTGGCGTATGACTGGGAAGGCACGGATATGGCAAAATGGCTGAATTCCAAAGGTATTGCCGCGGTGGTTTTAAAATACCGTCTGCCGGTGTCCGAAAGCAATGTGGTGCGCCACAAATCGCCGCTCCTGGACGCGCAGCGCGCCCTGCGCCTGACCCGCTATCATGCGGATGACTGGCATATTCATCCCGACAAGGTGGGAATCATGGGATTTTCCGCCGGCGGCCATCTGGCGTCCACTGCCGGTACGCATTTTGACAGCGGTGACCCGGATGCTGAGGACCCCATCGAACGTTTGAGCTGTCGACCGGATTTTATGATTTTGGGCTATCCGGTGATCCGGTCGTTCGGCAAAGGCAGCGGATCGGTGAAAACCCTGCTGGGCCCGGATTCCACGAATCAGGAGTTGCTGGATTATTATTCGAATGAAAAGCAGGTGAGTGCAGACACGCCGCCGACGTTTCTGGTGCACGCCAATGATGACAGCGGTGTGCCTGTGGAGCATTCGCTGGCGTTTTTCAAAGCGCTGCGGCATTTTGATATTCCGGCGGAAATGCATATTTATCCTGTCGGCGGACATGGATTTGCCCTCGGTCTGGATCGGGGACCTGTGCAAAGCTGGACCGACCGCTGCGTTGACTGGCTGCAGTGGCTGAACCGGGAGGATGTCAAATAG
- a CDS encoding AGE family epimerase/isomerase: MSRLYLLFFTALIFFNIGAAQSVLQSDYLTHPSKNIDYVLGEAEFWSHARDSVNGGFFSYLNRDATQITDSLKSLPGNSRLAFAFSRAFMLTGNTDYLDYACHALDFLYTHGWDTTNGGWYFTTDAAGMLQAWNQWWDPNTWKWSFTQHYALVGIAPVVEATGGVHAGAYPPDYEAPVDSLSHWDWMMRGFDMLDAQMWDHRPEYAGYFADADLDWSNARGKGFTPTVDGVTTNALILYLLTKEDMFRDRLLTMADIMDERLVASMDNPQVKFGFAEEYDSDWNLNTESAGGSVGHVLKTAWCLARAYMVEPREAYRDAAQRLILDMWENGGFDHVHGGPLMGYNWKTGEVDAGKDYWMVEQAVMCGLINYYIAESDSMRRLCLQMADESIDFYMNYLRDDVYGGSFSQTRVEGEVTNDTKGDIWKNGYHGVELGYLTYLYTNLYVHQQPVQLYYHFEAAERQRIVELYPLAIPDQHLKITAVEREGQDWPQYDRDARSITLPADSGGTFCVTFENTGAPLFVADEPNTIDRLRLQPAFPNPFNHATRIEFHLPKQMQVQLAVYNTLGQQVRHLDYGRMASGVHAVTLNAADFSSGVYFYQLQADQQVRTGKLTLIK, translated from the coding sequence ATGTCACGATTGTATCTGTTGTTTTTTACGGCTCTCATTTTCTTCAATATCGGTGCAGCGCAGTCTGTTCTGCAGTCCGATTATCTGACGCACCCGTCGAAAAATATCGATTATGTACTCGGTGAAGCCGAATTCTGGTCGCATGCCCGGGACAGCGTCAACGGCGGGTTCTTTTCCTATCTGAACCGCGATGCCACACAGATTACGGATTCGCTAAAGTCTTTGCCCGGTAACTCGCGGCTGGCATTCGCCTTTTCGCGTGCGTTTATGCTCACCGGCAATACTGATTATTTAGATTATGCCTGTCACGCCCTGGACTTTTTATATACGCACGGCTGGGATACAACCAACGGCGGCTGGTATTTTACCACGGATGCTGCGGGAATGCTCCAGGCCTGGAATCAATGGTGGGATCCCAACACCTGGAAATGGTCGTTTACTCAGCATTACGCGCTGGTCGGGATCGCGCCCGTGGTCGAAGCCACGGGCGGTGTGCATGCTGGCGCCTATCCGCCCGACTATGAGGCACCCGTGGATTCGCTCAGTCACTGGGACTGGATGATGCGCGGTTTTGATATGCTGGATGCGCAGATGTGGGATCACCGGCCGGAATACGCCGGTTATTTTGCGGATGCGGACCTGGACTGGTCGAATGCGCGTGGCAAAGGGTTTACGCCCACCGTGGACGGCGTGACCACCAACGCTCTGATCCTGTATCTGCTGACCAAAGAGGATATGTTTCGCGACCGGCTGCTGACCATGGCGGACATTATGGACGAACGCCTGGTGGCCAGTATGGATAATCCGCAGGTTAAATTCGGATTTGCCGAAGAATATGACTCGGACTGGAACCTGAACACCGAGAGCGCCGGCGGTAGTGTGGGACATGTGCTGAAAACCGCCTGGTGTCTGGCGCGCGCCTATATGGTGGAACCGCGCGAGGCCTATCGGGATGCGGCGCAGCGGTTGATTCTGGACATGTGGGAAAACGGAGGATTCGATCATGTGCACGGCGGTCCCCTGATGGGATACAACTGGAAAACCGGGGAAGTGGATGCCGGCAAGGATTACTGGATGGTGGAACAGGCGGTGATGTGCGGATTGATCAATTATTATATCGCTGAATCCGACAGCATGCGCCGTCTCTGCCTGCAGATGGCGGATGAATCCATTGACTTTTATATGAATTATCTGCGCGATGACGTGTACGGCGGGTCGTTTTCCCAGACCCGTGTTGAGGGTGAGGTGACCAATGACACCAAGGGCGATATCTGGAAAAACGGCTATCACGGCGTGGAACTGGGATATCTGACCTATCTGTATACGAATTTATATGTGCATCAGCAGCCGGTGCAGCTGTATTATCATTTTGAGGCGGCGGAGCGTCAGCGCATTGTCGAGCTGTATCCCCTGGCCATTCCGGATCAGCATCTCAAAATCACAGCTGTGGAACGGGAGGGTCAGGACTGGCCGCAGTACGACCGCGATGCCCGCAGCATCACCCTGCCGGCGGATTCCGGCGGCACGTTTTGCGTGACCTTTGAGAATACCGGCGCCCCGCTGTTTGTCGCGGATGAGCCGAACACCATCGATCGCTTGCGGCTGCAGCCGGCGTTCCCGAATCCGTTCAACCACGCAACGCGTATTGAATTTCATCTGCCTAAACAGATGCAGGTGCAGCTTGCTGTCTATAACACCCTCGGTCAGCAAGTGCGGCATCTGGACTATGGACGCATGGCTTCAGGTGTGCACGCCGTGACCCTGAATGCGGCTGATTTTTCATCCGGTGTTTATTTTTATCAGCTGCAGGCGGATCAACAGGTGCGCACCGGTAAACTGACGCTGATCAAGTGA
- a CDS encoding T9SS type A sorting domain-containing protein, with the protein MRRMCVLIAVVLFVTGTLWGQVSGYTDSFDGEMRFTGPPTFGFDQNDGVLNVHVRKQFSARWQGVTYTLGDTLDLSGHPFLNLKLKADTPFLLTVSIVDADDNNMAFSRKVYASDTWVTLPFDFSADRKVDKTRISKLILAPNGNTHDALQAELYLDELTAGEDAAKLAGIGAMGALTVFTGTTGNRFEAVDLTNADSVGIVSVQGLLENLQVSEVTSRVAQVSFDAADTVATDTLILTAFGAKDYTDNTIRVPVTINGNQPPILDAVADQQVMAGDTTLIRLTGISDGNPAVEQPVLIHVTSSNQAALPDSLFDLNYNPGDTQAMLGFKTLAADSGITVTLHLNDQYAQQNTCETSFDVRSWEQINHQPQIDFVPDQYVYLEHGQQSLILTGINDGDDGTQTLDIQAQSSVDSVISQAFLNLVYTQGSDQAKLMYTPSSSGTTEITLTLNDDGGAGFNNGDASTVISFEIQVGTLPLTGHAARMTDLQNWGVDDVPNTQVPEIGSFHGKDNVLKIQLKNKPCWTGTIYFTPDLNVNEHRYLSYDIYFEGGDFHIDGAGLGQGLTHCYFYDDGWDSDLDRNVDAAHDQRKRVYEQQWQTVLMDFRGKGGMNNAEGQPIDVRRIQKVLLNYASEFTWPFPHDNGTVYIANLRLGSAVPDSLVPEIEPACGLDPVPDQVFYQNSGAHTLTLTGITSNVQGVEPEITAMSTDTSIIMHPELSPLQGDSVLMTVTPAPDQTGYVQIILKVSAEGARSRTRRVDVNVINDQSHVSIKILRDTLFQEIRGFGTFQFEGQQNYIDWYTEDLGASAVRTGLISNQIEPVNDNNDPDVLNLNAFDKSAFDFDYYRELQARGVETFILTSWSPPAWMKRNLSVAYGYASAPHYAATDNVLEPYYYDEFAESLVAAVESFRDEAGVHIDAVGPQNEPAFTEPYASAVFDPTHYTRLMRVVGARFAREGLATQLYMPEQVFTQSHYSMQEYVNSIKNSSTADRVTGIIATHGYGESGVNAAQPSYAGWQDLWQQSQSCAYEKELWMTETYPEYKDWNSALSLAGAIHGALVYGNVSLWTLWNIEGTLMDKNEPTASFYTSKNYYKYIRPGARRARIVDDHDDILASGFIHPDTKQQTIVIINKGSEPLSIRLTGGRHAETYDTWTTAEHLNFEYRGITSGNGSVALPARSVTTLVGSISGDVVVAVDEKEAQPTAFRLHQNYPNPFNPVTRIRFQVPETAQATLMIYNILGQKVRTLLNRTIEAGEHQITWDGSNDYGLQVGSGVYFYQIRSGDRVLSKKCILLR; encoded by the coding sequence ATGAGACGCATGTGTGTGTTGATTGCGGTTGTCCTGTTTGTGACCGGTACATTGTGGGGGCAGGTCAGCGGCTATACGGATTCTTTTGACGGCGAGATGAGGTTTACAGGGCCGCCGACATTCGGGTTTGATCAAAATGACGGAGTTTTGAATGTGCATGTGCGCAAGCAGTTCAGTGCGCGCTGGCAGGGGGTCACCTATACACTCGGGGATACGCTGGACTTGTCCGGGCATCCTTTTTTAAACCTAAAGCTAAAAGCGGATACGCCCTTTTTGCTGACTGTGAGCATTGTGGACGCGGATGACAACAATATGGCGTTTTCGCGCAAAGTCTACGCGTCAGACACCTGGGTGACGCTGCCGTTTGATTTTTCCGCGGACCGGAAAGTGGACAAGACGCGCATTAGCAAATTAATTCTCGCCCCGAACGGCAACACCCATGATGCATTGCAGGCCGAACTGTACCTGGATGAGCTCACCGCCGGCGAGGATGCCGCCAAACTGGCGGGCATAGGCGCGATGGGCGCTCTGACGGTATTTACCGGTACGACCGGCAACCGTTTCGAGGCGGTGGATTTGACCAACGCTGATTCTGTGGGCATAGTTTCGGTGCAGGGACTGCTCGAGAATCTTCAGGTCTCAGAGGTAACATCCCGGGTTGCCCAAGTGTCTTTTGATGCTGCTGATACAGTGGCAACGGACACGCTGATCCTGACTGCGTTCGGGGCTAAAGATTACACGGATAATACCATCCGGGTGCCGGTCACCATCAACGGCAATCAGCCGCCGATACTGGACGCTGTGGCGGATCAGCAGGTTATGGCCGGGGACACGACGCTGATCCGGCTCACCGGCATATCCGACGGCAATCCCGCTGTGGAACAACCCGTACTGATTCATGTGACCAGCAGCAATCAGGCCGCACTGCCCGACAGTCTGTTTGATCTAAATTATAACCCGGGCGATACACAGGCCATGCTGGGATTCAAGACGCTGGCCGCGGATTCCGGTATCACGGTGACTCTGCATCTGAATGATCAATACGCTCAACAGAATACCTGTGAAACCTCGTTTGATGTGCGTTCCTGGGAGCAGATCAACCATCAACCACAGATCGATTTTGTACCGGATCAGTATGTGTATCTGGAACATGGTCAACAGAGCCTGATCCTGACGGGAATCAACGACGGTGATGACGGTACACAGACGCTGGATATTCAGGCGCAGAGTTCTGTCGACTCTGTGATATCACAGGCTTTTCTGAATCTCGTTTACACTCAGGGGTCAGATCAGGCTAAGCTGATGTATACGCCCTCGAGTTCCGGAACCACTGAAATTACACTGACTTTGAATGATGACGGGGGCGCCGGGTTTAACAACGGCGATGCATCGACCGTGATCTCTTTTGAGATTCAGGTCGGCACCCTGCCGCTCACCGGCCATGCCGCGCGCATGACCGATCTGCAGAACTGGGGCGTGGATGACGTGCCCAACACCCAGGTGCCGGAAATCGGTTCGTTTCACGGCAAAGACAATGTGCTTAAAATTCAACTCAAGAACAAGCCGTGCTGGACGGGCACGATTTATTTTACGCCGGACCTGAACGTGAATGAACACCGCTATCTGAGTTATGATATCTATTTTGAGGGCGGTGATTTTCATATTGACGGCGCCGGTCTGGGTCAGGGACTGACGCACTGTTATTTTTACGACGACGGCTGGGATTCGGATTTGGACCGCAATGTGGATGCGGCGCACGATCAGCGCAAGCGTGTCTATGAACAGCAATGGCAAACCGTGTTGATGGATTTCCGCGGCAAAGGCGGTATGAACAATGCCGAAGGTCAACCCATCGATGTGCGCCGGATTCAAAAAGTGTTGCTCAATTACGCCAGCGAATTCACCTGGCCGTTTCCGCACGACAACGGTACCGTATACATTGCCAATCTGCGCCTCGGCAGCGCGGTGCCGGACAGTCTGGTTCCCGAAATCGAGCCCGCCTGCGGACTGGATCCGGTGCCGGATCAGGTGTTCTACCAAAACAGCGGTGCACACACGCTGACGCTGACCGGCATTACCAGCAATGTGCAGGGAGTTGAACCGGAGATCACCGCAATGAGCACGGATACATCAATCATCATGCATCCGGAGCTCAGTCCGTTGCAGGGCGACAGTGTTCTGATGACCGTTACGCCGGCTCCGGATCAGACCGGTTATGTGCAAATTATTTTAAAAGTTTCCGCAGAGGGCGCGCGAAGCCGAACCCGCCGGGTTGACGTGAACGTGATCAACGACCAGTCACATGTCAGTATCAAGATTCTTCGCGATACGCTGTTTCAGGAAATTCGTGGATTTGGCACGTTTCAGTTTGAAGGACAGCAAAACTATATTGACTGGTATACCGAGGATCTGGGCGCATCAGCCGTGCGTACCGGTTTGATCAGCAATCAGATCGAACCGGTGAATGACAACAATGATCCGGATGTGCTGAATCTGAACGCCTTTGACAAGAGCGCCTTTGATTTTGATTATTACCGCGAACTCCAGGCCAGAGGCGTAGAGACCTTTATTTTGACCTCCTGGTCGCCGCCGGCGTGGATGAAACGCAATTTGTCCGTGGCCTATGGCTATGCGTCGGCGCCGCATTACGCAGCCACCGACAATGTGCTGGAGCCCTATTATTACGATGAATTTGCCGAGAGCCTCGTCGCGGCGGTCGAGTCGTTCAGAGACGAAGCCGGTGTGCATATAGATGCCGTGGGACCGCAGAACGAACCGGCGTTCACCGAGCCGTATGCTTCGGCTGTGTTTGATCCGACGCATTACACGCGGCTGATGCGGGTGGTGGGCGCACGCTTTGCCCGCGAAGGCCTGGCGACGCAGCTGTACATGCCGGAGCAGGTGTTCACCCAGTCGCATTATTCCATGCAGGAATATGTCAACTCGATCAAAAACAGCAGCACTGCGGATCGGGTTACGGGTATTATTGCCACGCACGGCTACGGTGAGAGCGGCGTGAACGCGGCGCAGCCGAGCTATGCCGGCTGGCAGGATCTGTGGCAACAAAGCCAATCCTGTGCGTACGAAAAAGAATTGTGGATGACCGAAACCTATCCGGAATACAAGGATTGGAATTCCGCCCTGTCTCTGGCCGGAGCCATTCACGGGGCCCTGGTGTACGGCAATGTCAGTTTGTGGACGCTCTGGAATATTGAAGGCACGCTCATGGACAAGAACGAGCCCACAGCCAGTTTTTACACGTCAAAAAATTATTACAAATACATTCGTCCGGGCGCCCGCCGGGCGCGCATTGTGGATGATCATGATGATATCCTGGCCTCCGGATTCATTCACCCGGACACCAAACAGCAGACGATCGTGATCATCAACAAAGGCAGTGAGCCCCTGAGCATTCGTCTCACCGGCGGACGGCATGCAGAGACCTATGATACCTGGACCACGGCCGAACACCTGAATTTCGAATACCGCGGCATCACCTCCGGTAACGGATCGGTGGCGCTGCCGGCCCGCAGCGTCACGACGCTGGTGGGCAGCATCAGCGGAGATGTGGTCGTGGCTGTTGATGAAAAAGAAGCGCAGCCGACCGCTTTCCGCCTGCATCAAAATTATCCGAATCCGTTCAATCCTGTGACCCGTATCCGGTTTCAGGTTCCGGAGACGGCACAGGCCACGCTGATGATTTACAATATTCTGGGTCAAAAGGTCAGGACGTTGCTGAACCGAACAATCGAGGCGGGAGAACACCAGATCACCTGGGACGGCAGCAACGATTACGGTCTGCAGGTGGGAAGCGGTGTGTATTTTTACCAGATCCGTTCCGGTGACCGGGTCCTGTCGAAAAAATGTATATTGCTGCGATAA